A genomic region of Corticium candelabrum chromosome 6, ooCorCand1.1, whole genome shotgun sequence contains the following coding sequences:
- the LOC134181384 gene encoding SH3 domain-binding protein 2-like isoform X2 — protein MLQLYIILLPFLFHAAHVTLRGRAPARAASALTLGKGAEPLIEVSAQNLLHEGCRHSGWLRKRGIYVKSWKHRYHILKNGCFYYFRDENCKSAKGQFSLNNYRVQLCTGVASLPWSFQLVNSDITKRTWYFVASSEQERRTWMEMIEKDIAAFCAPGTVPRPSVVSDIFSDDEGDGQTDEQVANEMYDKPFDDSSPFDKTGDLAPPPITSRDKSLKPSNAPGMVLRAEPLLPPRGSMFPPSQPPKQQALPPPRVTNNNSSSLRGNNRTPMSLPGRPRSVTDGRMSSDDSSDDGYLHLVEEERQRAMQQHPPTDNGLSSNKADSLARPKKRILAGSVKLPSMAMQDTPRKPAPYQPKANEPQNTNMPQQPRSPHDPRRKPVPTPRSKQTTVEPPRLPDHEFDDFGGNQCAAMDDTQDVLPKSAFRNVDREGADRLLRAKGVDGLYLLREGSNAGSDKVLTVWTHDRCRHYKVFYQVTSGYCLTKGVSFPSMVDLVEHYRRFLLPKSDNKLSRPLVD, from the exons ATGTTACAA TTGTATATCATCCTACTTCCGTTTCTATTTCATGCAGCTCACGTAACGTTACGCGGACGTGCACCCGCAAGGGCAGCTTCGGCGTTAACACTGGGAAAGGGAGCAGAACCTCTCATCGAGGTCTCGGCCCAGAACCTGCTCCACGAAGGATGCCGTCACAGCGGGTGGCTACGAAAGCGCGGCATCTACGTCAAAAGCTGGAAACACCGATATCACATACTCAAGAACGGCTGCTTCTATTACTTCAGGGACGAGAACTGCAAGTCAGCCAAGGGCCAGTTTTCCTTGAACAACTACCGTGTCCAGCTGTGTACGGGAGTGGCGAGTTTGCCATGGTCTTTCCAGCTCGTCAACAGTGACATCACCAAACGTACGTGGTACTTTGTCGCCTCCAGCGAGCAAGAACGGCGTACGTGGATGGAGATGATTGAGAAGGACATCGCCGCATTCTGCGCCCCTGGGACGGTGCCTCGACCCTCTGTGGTGTCCGACATATTCAGCGACGACGAGggagacgggcagacagacgaGCAAGTCGCCAATGAAATGTACGACAAGCCGTTTGACGATTCCTCGCCGTTTGATAAAACCGGTGACCTTGCCCCACCACCGATCACCAGCCGAGACAAATCTCTGAAACCTTCAAATGCTCCGGGAATGGTCCTACGTGCTGAGCCGTTGTTGCCGCCTCGTGGCAGCATGTTTCCACCTTCGCAGCCACCGAAGCAGCAGGCACTGCCGCCACCCCGtgtcacaaacaacaataGTTCTAGTTTGAGAGGCAACAATCGCACTCCGATGTCACTCCCTGGTCGTCCCCGTTCGGTTACCGACGGCAGGATGAGCAGTGACGACAGCAGTGATGACGGTTACCTCCATTTGGTGGAGGAGGAAAGACAAAGGGCAATGCAACAACATCCACCTACAGACAACGGTCTTTCATCAAACAAGGCTGATTCACTCGCACGCCCAAAGAAACGTATCCTTGCTGGATCAGTGAAGCTGCCGAGTATGGCAATGCAAGACACGCCACGCAAGCCTGCACCTTACCAACCGAAAGCGAACGAAcctcaaaacacaaacatgccACAACAACCGAGATCACCACACGATCCGAGAAGAAAACCGGTTCCTACTCCACGATCGAAGCAGACCACCGTGGAACCACCCAGGCTTCCAGACCACGAATTTGACGACTTCGGTGGTAATCAGTGTGCCGCCATGGATGATACCCAGGATGTCCTCCCGAAGTCAGCATTTCGAAATGTCGATCGAGAGGGTGCTGACCGTCTCCTGAGAGCCAAGGGTGTCGACGGGCTTTATCTATTGCGCGAAGGCAGCAATGCTGGGTCGGACAAGGTGCTGACCGTGTGGACGCACGACCGTTGTCGTCACTACAAAGTCTTTTATCAGGTAACGAGTGGATATTGTCTCACAAAGGGAGTCTCGTTTCCATCCATGGTCGACCTGGTTGAACACTACCGGCGTTTTCTCCTTCCGAAGTCAGACAATAAGCTGTCTAGACCGCTTGTTGATTAG
- the LOC134181384 gene encoding SH3 domain-binding protein 2-like isoform X1, with protein sequence MMSYQHWNTDNVCHWLQSMSLGEHCVSFRREAIVGADLTSIDTAYMISHLRILSPIQQAELKSAIDNLVGYQDVTTHVTLRGRAPARAASALTLGKGAEPLIEVSAQNLLHEGCRHSGWLRKRGIYVKSWKHRYHILKNGCFYYFRDENCKSAKGQFSLNNYRVQLCTGVASLPWSFQLVNSDITKRTWYFVASSEQERRTWMEMIEKDIAAFCAPGTVPRPSVVSDIFSDDEGDGQTDEQVANEMYDKPFDDSSPFDKTGDLAPPPITSRDKSLKPSNAPGMVLRAEPLLPPRGSMFPPSQPPKQQALPPPRVTNNNSSSLRGNNRTPMSLPGRPRSVTDGRMSSDDSSDDGYLHLVEEERQRAMQQHPPTDNGLSSNKADSLARPKKRILAGSVKLPSMAMQDTPRKPAPYQPKANEPQNTNMPQQPRSPHDPRRKPVPTPRSKQTTVEPPRLPDHEFDDFGGNQCAAMDDTQDVLPKSAFRNVDREGADRLLRAKGVDGLYLLREGSNAGSDKVLTVWTHDRCRHYKVFYQVTSGYCLTKGVSFPSMVDLVEHYRRFLLPKSDNKLSRPLVD encoded by the exons ATGATGAGCTACCAGCATTGGAATACAGATAATGTGTGTCACTGGCTCCAGTCTATGTCTCTGGGTGAGCATTGCGTGTCTTTCCGTCGGGAGGCGATTGTTGGAGCTGATCTGACGAGCATTGACACGGCCTACATGATTTCGCATCTGAGAATTTTGTCGCCCATACAGCAGGCCGAGCTGAAAAGCGCTATTGATAACTTGGTGGGATATCAGGATGTTACAA CTCACGTAACGTTACGCGGACGTGCACCCGCAAGGGCAGCTTCGGCGTTAACACTGGGAAAGGGAGCAGAACCTCTCATCGAGGTCTCGGCCCAGAACCTGCTCCACGAAGGATGCCGTCACAGCGGGTGGCTACGAAAGCGCGGCATCTACGTCAAAAGCTGGAAACACCGATATCACATACTCAAGAACGGCTGCTTCTATTACTTCAGGGACGAGAACTGCAAGTCAGCCAAGGGCCAGTTTTCCTTGAACAACTACCGTGTCCAGCTGTGTACGGGAGTGGCGAGTTTGCCATGGTCTTTCCAGCTCGTCAACAGTGACATCACCAAACGTACGTGGTACTTTGTCGCCTCCAGCGAGCAAGAACGGCGTACGTGGATGGAGATGATTGAGAAGGACATCGCCGCATTCTGCGCCCCTGGGACGGTGCCTCGACCCTCTGTGGTGTCCGACATATTCAGCGACGACGAGggagacgggcagacagacgaGCAAGTCGCCAATGAAATGTACGACAAGCCGTTTGACGATTCCTCGCCGTTTGATAAAACCGGTGACCTTGCCCCACCACCGATCACCAGCCGAGACAAATCTCTGAAACCTTCAAATGCTCCGGGAATGGTCCTACGTGCTGAGCCGTTGTTGCCGCCTCGTGGCAGCATGTTTCCACCTTCGCAGCCACCGAAGCAGCAGGCACTGCCGCCACCCCGtgtcacaaacaacaataGTTCTAGTTTGAGAGGCAACAATCGCACTCCGATGTCACTCCCTGGTCGTCCCCGTTCGGTTACCGACGGCAGGATGAGCAGTGACGACAGCAGTGATGACGGTTACCTCCATTTGGTGGAGGAGGAAAGACAAAGGGCAATGCAACAACATCCACCTACAGACAACGGTCTTTCATCAAACAAGGCTGATTCACTCGCACGCCCAAAGAAACGTATCCTTGCTGGATCAGTGAAGCTGCCGAGTATGGCAATGCAAGACACGCCACGCAAGCCTGCACCTTACCAACCGAAAGCGAACGAAcctcaaaacacaaacatgccACAACAACCGAGATCACCACACGATCCGAGAAGAAAACCGGTTCCTACTCCACGATCGAAGCAGACCACCGTGGAACCACCCAGGCTTCCAGACCACGAATTTGACGACTTCGGTGGTAATCAGTGTGCCGCCATGGATGATACCCAGGATGTCCTCCCGAAGTCAGCATTTCGAAATGTCGATCGAGAGGGTGCTGACCGTCTCCTGAGAGCCAAGGGTGTCGACGGGCTTTATCTATTGCGCGAAGGCAGCAATGCTGGGTCGGACAAGGTGCTGACCGTGTGGACGCACGACCGTTGTCGTCACTACAAAGTCTTTTATCAGGTAACGAGTGGATATTGTCTCACAAAGGGAGTCTCGTTTCCATCCATGGTCGACCTGGTTGAACACTACCGGCGTTTTCTCCTTCCGAAGTCAGACAATAAGCTGTCTAGACCGCTTGTTGATTAG
- the LOC134180987 gene encoding thrombospondin type-1 domain-containing protein 7A-like, with the protein MLSQFLLLTCLLVGGANTETFEWYREPWGPCMRDKSTCCGTCEQRRDVYCAVVGKPSPVPSRYCDGVQQGRDAFDTVRTCSERDCVQDCVVGEWSEWSVCSKTCGRLGFETRRRDVLEAPDTDDTDNTGRKCDILAQTTTCRNVTNFPPCPVPIEPTGPAAAVYKWRLGLWRSCEPLTSEVNGHACGPGLRRRIVNCVAKNGSLVDELNCKSDRREPSPTNTQACNLPCDCVVSSWSAWSVCSISCIANRTLLDSNSSSGSGAGFDSGNDTVVGGEDPDDPHVLRTRSVLRASQFGGRGCPQLRERQPCDLSSLPDCPVSVWHTEEYGECEINRTISNCGFGLRKRAVVCQQLTAGTDDVVTVSDAFCTGEVTLPGAPPASNPVKPLSSQPCQIQCPEDCEMGQWRVWSKCSQSCGEGGVRTRQRPILADAKHGGRECGATIETRSCEILNCTFWFVTQFSNCHANSGTCGDGTRIRNVFCQNALGSPTNISHCDYLPHKPNEDDNCYIPCSDDCVLSAWSLWTTCPFDCGRAGSVVTRHRSVDINATNGKCVDSDELRQKKPCNAFVPCISYVWITDPWQVCVPQGNKTCGELVGEQTRNVYCEQQVAGFGKGPGDKCVRNDIPVSRQSCTINCPVDCDVSAWSQWLKCSATCGQATRTRSQFINQTAAFGGKECPPNVDGIITDTGECTQPPCYAYAWETGDWTNCSLFFVNETCGPGFQTRPVVCRRNDGDISPSGVCSETLFIAQPGDTQNCYIACADECVFTSWSEFGPCSVDCGPSGGIQNRTRSVLSEGSIVTDFANKCPHIKQSDLVEYNPCNDKPCVTYQHVPTNWLSCILPAPNECGGGQQRRYIQCERSDRVFVSASKCFGMSLPDDVRQCVIDCPIDCELSQWSMWSECCGAMLRSRYRTVIQQSKHGGRLCSSVRNQTAPCASQCQWKVGDWGTCSATSGQCGAGTRQRSVTCQVDSQTGSDASCLSLGSKPIKTTDCDVPCVKTTCIVGPWSEWGKCEKYDKNSLCHQLDQGQETRSRSLLRAGSGNNCLKLEEVRQCSLLQCLAYNWNEGSWGDCLLVSANSQQSCGTGYRRRSVTCDSTSGPTVSDVTKCNASLKPVERENCSISCPVDCQVSQWSTWSNCNGTCGGHGSRQRSRRVTTTASNGGRVCPSPLLQTEHCEFSPCYTYSFVRSEWSKCSVGINTCGIGERLRSVKCVQHDGIPASSPSCCLEGVCRRATDDTTDVGSDFEVKNDIHQEERCGEPCPGDCLLSSWSSWSPCTKDCFAGVNTQPNTPSAGTQIRSRGIIVEESEGGLPCSTHRRLFRSCVTSNCFTYKWQTGKWTVHDNRTVDCYQFNGDARIKIVSVGCDPLTRPSHSRICTDGCPPNTMCTNEGECVCMENYEMDISRTCFPTSGCSNNIHCPMENTECNTTTGRCQCKSDWKVQEDSANIEECTAFIGCNPSCRENERCDSTSKACICVSGFISDGTDCYPENGCLSDKHCVKANLMCNKTALKCVCKECGENMECIRGFVPAAADGCVEVEATPVPLTSDSTPTWAWIILAVGIVILLLVILIIVICTRRRGYKKHTFNQPLQFERMDHIGPRTTSSWISDPPPRPISHLQSSSESINKPPLDETDFNHRPTSPSDDSDLDVKKPIYDTETDTDFDGYQSTLEKRRY; encoded by the exons ATGTTGTCTCAGTTTCTTTTACTCacttgtctgcttgttggtGGTGCAAATACCGAGACGTTCGAATGGTATAGAGAGCCGTGGGGACCGTGTATGAGAGACAAGTCGACCTGCTGTGGCACATGCGAGCAGCGGCGCGACGTTTATTGCGCGGTCGTTGGCAAGCCGTCTCCCGTGCCGTCGCGCTATTGCGACGGGGTACAGCAGGGCCGCGACGCGTTCGACACAGTGAGAACGTGTAGCGAGAGAGACTGCGTTCAGGACTGCGTCGTCGGCGAGTGGAGCGAGTGGAGCGTTTGTAGTAAAACGTGCGGGCGACTCGGATTCGAGACGCGGCGGAGAGACGTCCTGGAAGCTCCCGATACCGACGATACCGACAATACTGGACGGAAGTGCGACATTCTGGCACAGACGACGACGTGTAGAAATGTGACCAACTTTCCGCCATGTCCGGTTCCGATAGAACCGACGGGACCGGCAGCTGCTGTGTACAAATGGAGGCTCGGATTGTGGCGTAGTTGCGAGCCGCTCACGTCCGAGGTGAATGGACATGCTTGCGGACCGGGTTTGAGAAGGCGTATTGTGAATTGTGTAGCGAAGAATGGCAGTCTCGTTGATGAACTGAACTGTAAGAGTGATCGCAGAGAGCCGTCGCCTACTAACACTCAAGCGTGTAATCTGCCATGCGATTGTGTTGTATCTTCATGGAGCGCGTGGAGCGTTTGCTCCATATCGTGCATCGCTAACAGGACGTTACTAGATTCCAATTCGAGTTCAGGTTCTGGTGCTGGGTTTGATTCCGGAAATGACACGGTTGTTGGTGGTGAAGACCCGGATGATCCTCATGTGTTGCGTACTCGCTCGGTTCTTAGGGCAAGCCAGTTTGGAGGCAGAGGCTGTCCACAGCTTAGAGAACGTCAGCCATGTGATTTGAGTTCTCTTCCTGATTGTCCAGTATCGGTGTGGCACACAGAAGAATATGGAGAATGTGAAATTAACAGAACTATATCTAACTGTGGGTTTGGTCTTAGAAAACGAGCTGTTGTTTGTCAACAGTTGACTGCGGGAACGGATGATGTTGTTACGGTTTCTGATGCATTTTGTACTGGTGAAGTCACGTTGCCAGGTGCGCCACCTGCATCAAACCCTGTCAAACCGTTAAGTAGTCAGCCATGTCAGATACAGTGTCCTGAAGATTGTGAGATGGGTCAGTGGCGAGTATGGTCAAAGTGCTCACAAAGTTGTGGAGAGGGCGGGGTTCGTACACGACAGAGACCGATTCTTGCTGATGCAAAACACGGTGGAAGGGAATGTGGTGCAACGATCGAGACGAGAAGCTGCGAGATACTCAACTGCACATTTTGGTTTGTCACACAATTTAGCAATTGTCATGCCAATTCAGGAACGTGTGGAGATGGGACACGCATTCGAAATGTCTTCTGTCAGAATGCACTGGGAAGTCCAACGAATATCAGTCACTGTGACTATTTACCTCATAAACCAAACGAAGATGACAATTGTTATATTCCTTGCTCAGATGACTGTGTGCTGTCTGCTTGGTCATTGTGGACGACTTGTCCATTTGATTGTGGACGGGCTGGAAGTGTAGTGACACGCCATCGATCAGTAGACATTAATGCTACCAATGGAAAGTGTGTGGATAGCGATGAGCTTCGTCAAAAGAAGCCTTGCAATGCGTTTGTTCCTTGTATATCGTATGTGTGGATAACAGATCCGTGGCAGGTCTGTGTCCCTCAAGGCAATAAAACTTGTGGAGAGCTAGTTGGAGAACAGACTAGAAATGTTTACTGTGAACAGCAAGTGGCAGGCTTTGGAAAAGGCCCGGGAGACAAGTGTGTTCGAAATGATATTCCTGTAAGTAGACAATCATGCACCATCAACTGTCCTGTTGACTGTGATGTCAGTGCATGGTCACAGTGGCTCAAGTGTTCGGCAACATGTGGACAAGCCACACGCACAAGATCGCAGTTTATTAACCAAACTGCAGCTTTTGGCGGGAAAGAGTGTCCTCCTAATGTTGACGGGATTATCACGGACACGGGAGAGTGCACACAGCCGCCATGTTACGCATACGCGTGGGAGACAGGAGACTGGACGAACTGCTCTTTGTTCTTTGTCAATGAAACTTGTGGCCCTGGCTTTCAAACTCGGCCAGTTGTTTGTCGTCGTAATGATGGCGATATATCACCAAGTGGTGTCTGTTCTGAGACATTGTTCATTGCGCAACCGGGAGATACACAGAACTGTTACATTGCATGTGCGGATGAATGTGTCTTCACTTCATGGTCTGAGTTTGGTCCGTGCTCTGTAGATTGTGGTCCATCTGGTGGCATTCAGAATCGAACGCGAAGCGTCCTGAGTGAAGGATCGATTGTGACAGATTTTGCAAACAAGTGTCCACACATTAAGCAGTCAGACTTGGTGGAATACAATCCATGTAATGATAAACCATGTGTAACATATCAACATGTGCCTACTAACTGGTTGAGTTGTATTCTTCCTGCTCCAAACGAGTGTGGTGGTGGTCAACAGAGACGATACATTCAGTGTGAACGAAGCGATCGCGTATTCGTTAGTGCAAGCAAGTGTTTTGGGATGTCTCTTCCTGATGATGTTCGGCAATGTGTCATTGACTGCCCTATTGACTGTGAACTGAGTCAGTGGTCGATGTGGTCTGAATGTTGTGGGGCTATGTTGAGATCACGTTATCGGACAGTCATACAACAAAGTAAACATGGAGGCCGCTTATGTTCATCTGTGAGGAATCAGACTGCTCCGTGTGCCAGTCAGTGTCAATGGAAGGTTGGGGATTGGGGAACTTGCAGTGCTACAAGTGGACAGTGTGGAGCTGGAACAAGACAACGGAGTGTCACATGCCAAGTTGATTCACAAACAGGAAGTGATGCATCTTGTTTATCACTTGGAAGCAAGCCCATTAAAACAACAGACTGTGATGTACCTTGCGTGAAGACGACATGTATTGTGGGACCATGGAGTGAGTGGGGTAAGTGTGAAAAATATGACAAGAATTCTCTATGTCACCAGTTAGACCAAGGACAAGAGACAAGGAGTCGATCTTTGCTACGAGCTGGATCAGGAAACAATTGTTTGAAATTGGAAGAGGTAAGGCAGTGTTCGCTTTTACAGTGTTTAGCGTACAATTGGAATGAAGGAAGTTGGGGAGACTGCTTGTTGGTTAGTGCAAACTCTCAACAATCCTGTGGAACTGGATATAGAAGGAGATCTGTAACATGTGATTCAACGTCTGGTCCAACTGTTAGTGATGTAACAAAGTGTAATGCATCTCTAAAGCCAGTTGAAAGAGAGAATTGCTCGATCTCCTGCCCAGTAGATTGTCAGGTCTCCCAGTGGTCTACGTGGAGTAACTGTAATGGCACATGTGGGGGGCATGGCAGTCGACAACGAAGTCGTCGCgtcacaacaacagcaagtaATGGAGGACGAGTATGCCCGTCTCCTCTTCTACAGACCGAGCATTGTGAATTCTCACCGTGTTACACATACTCGTTTGTGAGATCTGAATGGAGTAAATGTTCGGTTGGTATTAACACGTGTGGAATTGGTGAACGACTACGATCAGTGAAGTGTGTTCAACATGATGGAATACCCGCTAGTAGTCCATCCTGTTGTCTAGAAGGTGTGTGTCGCAGAGCAACAGACGATACAACAGATGTTGGAAGTGATTTCGAAGTCAAGAATGACATTCATCAAGAAGAGCGATGCGGTGAGCCGTGCCCGGGCGATTGTCTGTTGTCATCATGGTCGTCGTGGAGTCCCTGCACAAAAGACTGTTTTGCAGGTGTCAACACGCAGCCTAACACTCCAAGTGCGGGCACACAAATTCGATCTCGAGGAATTATTGTTGAGGAATCTGAAGGAGGTTTACCATGTAGTACTCATAGACGACTCTTTCGATCATGTGTCACGTCTAATTGCTTCACGTACAAGTGGCAGACAGGCAAGTGGACTGTACATGACAATCGAACAGTAGATTGTTATCAATTCAATGGAGACGCTAGGATAAAGATTGTATCTGTTGGATGTGATCCCTTGACTCGTCCTTCACATAGCCGCATCTGTACCGACGGCTGTCCACCAAATACAATGTGCACAAATGAAGGAGAGTGTGTTTGTATGGAGAACTACGAGATGGACATTTCTAGAACGTGTTTCCCTACAAGTGGTTGCTCGAACAATATCCACTGTCCAATGGAAAACACAGAATGCAATACTACCACAGGCAGATGTCAGTGTAAGTCTGACTGGAAGGTGCAAGAAGACTCAGCGAACATAGAAGAATGCACAGCATTCATCGGCTGTAATCCCAGCTGTCGAGAAAATGAGCGGTGTGACTCGACAAGTAAAGCATGCATATGTGTGAGTGGTTTCATATCGGACGGCACTGACTGCTACCCAGAGAATGGATGCTTGTCAGACAAGCACTGTGTGAAGGCTAATTTAATGTGTAACAAGACAGCGTTAAAGTGTGTTTGTAAGGAATGTGGAGAGAACATGGAATGCATTAGAGGGTTTGTGCCTGCTGCAGCTGATGGGTGTGTGGAGGTAGAGGCAACACCAGTGCCATTAACCTCGGATAGTACTC CTACCTGGGCTTGGATCATCCTTGCTGTTGGCATCGTGATTTTGCTGCTGGTTATTCTGATTATTGTCATTTGCACCAG ACGACGTGGATACAAGAAACACACGTTTAATCAGCCTCTTCAGTTCGAACGAATGGACCACATCGGCCCCAGAACTACCAGTTCGTGGATCTCAGATCCTCCGCCGCGTCCGATATCTCACCTCCAGTCAAGCAGCGAATCCATAAATAAACCACCATTAGACGAGACAGACTTCAACCATAGACCGACGTCACCATCTGATGACTCTGATCTGGACGTCAAGAAACCGATATacgacacagaaacagacacagacttTGATGGCTATCAGTCGACTTTGGAAAAACGCAGGTACTAA
- the LOC134181504 gene encoding serine/arginine repetitive matrix protein 1-like, whose amino-acid sequence MTDATSEKFLHLATSAPTRPPLPLHAQDSPPAPVRPPLPNSTFYVDSNDAMKTRPSAGRHPSRPAPSRPAPARPAPVRPAPPRPAPARPAPARSAPVRPAASLSKSTFYVEQPPEVPPLPCDDALQDGLSPKAGKALPMRSSPKMGKPLPQRQSVKGRERAVSPSGSDGLECAAVSKVQTSNGKLVGSEEVRHKRAMSVKVTSKAESLRVNKNSEMRFGRSKSLYQRPSKSTSPEPNARVVAVDDSQLARLRREVTGSPPVPVPPRPTLPKSWKGREGKKDERASQNAVQQLKSKSAQNPDVTYTPPPGEERNLQTDQDLQSLKESKASSAASESSPKSKQRGSIRRLFGMHKSPKSERKYHSTGSAPDHLAAVSEDSAAVLHNEVYTDENPHKGGRFSKFWGSVKHPTRTQPEAKISRRVATDLALPVTRAMRQEDSSQEDGVLTRLVAQCLGYLNRPHILKEEGLFRVPGSVTDINRLRAAFTAGQDVNLSEIYDPNTVASLLKQYFKDLRRPLIPLGPTQKKLILAMRARNTQQVKEILRAIPLDRYSSLQIMIEILAKVVEYEEYNKMSLTNVSTSCGQSLFSHMSPTNANDMLLFVISQREELFT is encoded by the exons ATGACGGACGCGACTAGCGAGAAATTTCTTCATCTTGCTACATCCGCACCCACTCGACCTCCTCTTCCGCTTCACGCTCAGGACTCTCCTCCGGCTCCGGTCAGACCTCCTCTTCCTAACTCGACATTCTATGTCGATTCCAACGATGCCATGAAGACGAGACCTTCTGCTGGGAGGCACCCTTCGAGGCCTGCCCCGTCTCGCCCTGCTCCCGCTCGCCCTGCACCCGTTCGGCCTGCTCCTCCTCGTCCTGCACCCGCCCGGCCTGCTCCAGCTCGGTCTGCTCCTGTGAGGCCTGCAGCTTCGCTTTCTAAGTCGACGTTCTATGTTGAGCAGCCGCCCGAAGTGCCTCCGTTGCCGTGTGATGATGCACTGCAGGATGGTTTGTCGCCTAAAGCTGGAAAGGCATTGCCCATGAGGAGTTCTCCAAAAATGGGAAAGCCACTGCCGCAGAGGCAGTCGGTGAAGGGAAGAGAGAGGGCGGTGTCACCGTCCGGATCTGATGGTTTGGAATGTGCTGCTGTCAGCAAGGTGCAAACCTCAAACGGGAAGTTGGTTGGTAGTGAAGAAGTCAGACACAAGAGAGCAATGTCTGTAAAGGTGACGAGCAAAGCTGAGTCATTGAGAGTAAACAAGAATAGTGAAATGAGATTTGGTAGAAGCAAGAGTTTGTATCAGAGACCATCGAAGAGCACGTCGCCCGAGCCGAATGCtcgtgttgttgctgttgatgataGTCAGTTGGCGAGACTTCGGAGAGAAGTGACTGGGAGTCCACCTGTTCCTGTGCCACCTCGACCTACATTACCAAAGTCTTGGAAAGGACGAGAAGGAAAGAAAGATGAGAGGGCATCGCAGAATGCAGTACAACAGTTGAAATCGAAAAGTGCTCAGAATCCTGATGTTACTTATACACCACCTCCTGGTGAAGAA CGTAATCTACAGACTGATCAAGACTTGCAGTCGTTGAAAGAAAGCAAGGCATCTTCAGCAGCTTCAGAATCATCTCCCAAGTCAAAACAAAGAGGGTCAATACGCCGATTGTTTGGGATGCACAAGAGCCCGAAAAGTGAGAGAAAGTATCATTCTACTGGTTCTGCTCCAGATCATCTTGCAGCAGTTAGTGAAGACAGTGCAGCAGTGTTACATAATGAAGTTTATACTGATGAGAATCCTCATAAGGGGGGACGATTCTCTAAATTTTGGGGGTCAGTGAAACACCCGACTAGGACACAACCTGAAGCAAAGATAAGTCGGCGAGTTGCTACAGATTTGGCTCTTCCAGTCA CAAGAGCCATGCGCCAAGAAGACTCATCACAAGAAGATGGTGTTTTGACTCGGTTAGTTGCCCAATGTCTTGGCTATTTAAATCGTCCTCACATTCTCAAAGAAGAAGGACTGTTTCGTGTCCCTGGTTCTGTTACTGACATCAATCGCCTCAGAGCAGCATTCACTGCTG GTCAAGATGTCAACTTGTCTGAAATTTATGATCCAAACACTGTTGCCAGTCTCTTGAAGCAATATTTCAAGGATCTTCGGAGACCTCTGATTCCACTGGGACCAACACAGAAGAAGCTCATACTAGCAATGCGAGCCAGAAAT ACACAGCAAGTGAAAGAAATTCTTCGTGCCATTCCATTAGATCGCTACTCCTCACTTCAAATAATGATTGAAATACTAGCCAAG GTTGTCGAATATGAAGAGTACAACAAGATGTCATTGACAAACGTGTCCACGTCATGCGGACAGTCACTTTTTAGTCACATGTCACCGACAAATGCCAATGACATGCTACTCTTTGTGATCAGTCAAAGAGAGGAACTATTCACGTAA